ccgggactaaaggtattgggatttagtaccgaccctttagtcccggttcccgaaccgggacaaatgggcctttttctagcagtgcatgtctatggttaggaaacttaaccatctttgattaacgagctagtcaagtagaggcatgctagggacactctgtttgtctatgtattcacacatgtactaagtttccggttaatacaattctagcatgaataataaacatttatcatgatataaggaaatataaataacaactttattattgcctctagggcatatttccttcacctctAGCTCCCCTTTTGTGTACAAGTGATGTGTGTGTGATTGTTGATGGTCAGCAACTAGCAAAGTTTGTTGTTTTGCTACTAAATGAATGAATGATATTTCAGTTTGTACCTCACCTAGCCATTCTGTGTTATTATTACCTAAGAGAAAATAATCCCTGAAAACGTGTAAGCTTTATATTGCAAAAGGTTGTGCATTTACTGATGAATCATTTCGTGCACATGGACGATTTTATTGTCCATGATTATTGATGAACGTCATATGTCCTCTCCAATTAATTATTGAACATGTTGTAATCAAGTGCAATGAATTTTCTGGTTTGCCAAGTTGTTGAGGAATCTGTAATTTCGACGGGTCTGAGATTTATTTTGGTCAAACTGTAATGATATAGTGCCTAATTCTGAGAATGTTCCACCTAGTGCATCAGACTATTTTATGCGTGCTGCTACAAGGCCCATCTTCATCTTTGTGTGGGACCAGACTAATATTTGACCTTTTGTGCGGTAGGACGACCAGGAGGACACTGTCGTCCACCTCGACCACCACACAAGGTCAACGTCGATGCTGCCAACAGGAGTGGCATCACTATCGGCAACACACATGGTATGATGAATGTTTCAATCGAGTCCAAGTCTCTTAATCCCCATGAATGATGCATACACAGCTGATGTAGGATACATTGCTCTTCTCCTACACTAGGGTGGCCTGATGAGGTCTTGGTCTTGTATGATGCGCGTGTGGCTGATGGTCATGTACTAGCTTAGGTGGTTGTTTTGCTACTGAATGAGTGTTATTTCAGGTTGTACGTCATCTAGGAACTCACTGCGTTTGTTACCTAAAATTGCTACTGGATGCGTAAAATGTGTAAATGTGTATAAACTTTTATATAGCAAAATAGGGTTGTGCATTTACTGATGAACCATTTCTTGACCTTGCCGCGCGCTATGGTTTACAACTTTAGGTATGTAAAGTACAATCTTTGGAGTGTGATTTTTCTGATTATGTACAAGATAATTGTTCATTCTTTGGGATAATACCTTGCATCACCATTTTTTGCATTTAAAAGTAATGTATAAAGTCTAATTTGTAATGTTTGAAGTGCGTCTCTTATTGACTATCGATTTGTAACCCCGAATATGAATCATGAGTCTCTTAATTGCTAGAAATACTGGTCATGTCTATTTTAAGAAAGTTTGTGCGCCCAACATTTATAGGTCCCATTCTGTGCAATCAACCCAATATGCTTCTTGTTCCTTTACATAAATTAACGATTGGTCTACAGTGTTAAAGGGTCGAACTGAGCCTATATGCTTCTGCCTGTTATTACATCATTTATATACGCTTCTGCCTGTTATTATAACATATTTTAGATATGACAATGTGAAAGACCATAGAGAAAGAGATAACCTTGAAATTTTAATTCCACATTGGTTGTTTGGATCATCAATTCAGTACCCTTAGTAATAAACGGAAACCATATACTCAATAAACTGATATTTATTGTAGAACACGCCTTTTGCTTTTGAAATGATAATTATTACTTAGCATGTGATGTTGCTTAGTAATAAACTGAACTATATTTAGTGTTCTCATTTTCCTCAATTACCAAGTTTAGCATCTACCTTTTTATCTAATTAGATGATGCCCCGCACGTTGCTGCAGATGCTATGATGCTTTCAGTTGATTGGATGTGTGCATTATGGTCCACGTGTTGAGCCATGTAGATGGCCACATGAAGAAGGATCTTGCACAAAGAAACATTTATTTGCTCCAATGTAACATCGTCAAACAAACCCGACGAACTCAATCCGGCTATTTAGTCATTAGTACATTTCAACACGAAAAAAGTACGATAATACAAATGGCACAAAAATGTTCAATGTAAAATGCAGTAGAGGGTAAAGTAAGAGCAAGTAGTGAGCAACCGCCTGACACCTTGAAATGTATAGTCGAGATTCGATTATTATATGTAGATAGCTTGAAGGAAAAATCCAAAGTGTTACTTATCCAACTTTCTTGTATTAATACAATTAATGTATTACAAAGGAAGCATGGAAGCAAAGTAAAACATCTTTGTTTTATAACATTTACCTTCAATTGTGTAAATGAGATTATTCTACTTTGAAGGTACGCCAACTCTGGACGGTAAGACATAATAAAGAGAAGCTCAAAATTACTTAACAAATGCACAAACATAAATGATCGATGCATGAGCACAATCGTTACTACAGAAAAAACGATGGAAAACAGAACATGAGATTAATGCTATATGTGAAATATATTAACCAAGCATGAAGGATAATGACGAATTCGTTCCAAAGTAATCCTTCAAACATGTACAGTAGTGTTTATTTGAAGTGTAAGAGACAACAGAATGTATTTTTTTCCGTCAAAAAAGACAATATAATGCATTTTTTCCGAAGGATAATATAATGTAGATGCAGATGAGGGCCCCAAATTTATGTTGGGCATTTACATCGCTCTGCATAAACTGGATTTCTCTTTATTCAGAGCATTGCATATACCCTAGCTAAGAAAGAATGAACATAATCTGCAAGATGTGAAACACAGGCAACAAATTGCGCGTGTAGTTTTTGTATAATATAATGAATATAAGATCTGAAGCGCAGGTGATGCTACTTTAACTCTTAACAACATAATATAATCCCTCGCAAAAAAATAGCATAATATAATCGATGAgtgaatagcataaaactaccacttttcgCGTTAGGGTTTCAAAAAACTACCAGATTTTTGTTTGTCGCTGATAACTACCAGAATCGACGTCAGttgtttcaaaaaacccaaatgACCGTGTGTTTTACAATTGATTACGATTATGACATGTCGGGCCCACAGCTAAACAAACAGTCCCTTTGACCGTTTGTTTGACCGTTAACTGTCATGtagggcccacacgtcagtgtctCCTCATTTTCTCCCCCTCCTCTCTGCCtcccttctccttcttcttctcctctctcTGGAACTCCGTCACAGCCATGGCCGTCGGCCACACAGTTGGCGCCTGTGGAGCCCCGCCTCCGTTGTTGTTGCTGCCCTCTGCGCAGCCGGCGAGGAGATTGCCGGCGTTGGCCATGGGAACCGAGCCCGTCGAGCTGCTCCGCGGCGGCTACGGGCGTTGCAAGGTTGCTCGGAGGACCAAGCCGCCTTGAGGAACACGGCGGCTGAAGCTCCTGGGCGCGGCAGCCTGAGTTCCTGGCCATGGCGGCCCGAACGCAAAGAGAGGCTGCGGCTGCTCCAGCGGCTCGCGGCTGCGGCTGTGGTCGCGGCTCGCCTGGAGCACGGCCGGGCACAGGGAGCTGCTGGAGGGAGCGCTCGCCGGGCACGGAGAGCGGTCCGAGGGCGAGCGTCGTCGGGCCCTGGAGCGGCCGGAGGGCGAGCGTCGCCGGGCTTGGGGGCGGCCGGAGGGAGTCCGACAAGGTCACTACGCGGGTGCGTGAGCTGCAGGACGACCTCCATAGGGACCCGATTGCTTTCTTTGATTAAGTACaaggacccgattgcttttttaTTTTTTGGTAGGGACCTGATTGCTTTTATGCCACATAACGGTCAACAAACGGTCAAACGATCAGAGCTCTTACGTGCGGGCCCGACATGTCAGAATCGCAATCAATTGTAAAACATACGGTcatttgggttttttgaaacgACCGACTCCAATTCTGGTAGTTATCAGTGACAAATAAAAATCTGGTAGGTTTTTGGAACCATAGCGcgaaaagtggtagttttatgctatttactctaTAATCGATTAATTTGGGGGGCATTCAAAGTCATATTTGTACAGTTAACAAAGGGAAAGATAGTCTCTGGAGTAACTTAAGAAAATGCAAAGGTTGACAATCAATGAATTAGTCTTGAACTAACCTTTTGAACTACCTGGCCTCCATAACAACCGTTGAGATTAGGGAGTTGTGTCGTTGGTGGGGATTGCAGTAGTAGCGGGTTAGCAAGAGTATTCCCGTGAGTAGTGTTGACTGGTGTTACTGCAGTTATGGCTGCACTTGTTAACTCTCATGTAACACTATTTTCTCCCTACCTTTAATATAACAAATTATCGCTGCGAGGAGCTCCTATGGATACTTCAGAATTTCTGCAAACAAAACCAAGAAATGACTTGGTACAGCGTACTACAGATATAACTAAGCATTGTAATAGATAAAATGAATGCAAACAAAACCAAGAAATGACTCGGTACAACATACTATAGATATAATTAAGCACCGTGATAGATAAAATGATTGCATGCTGGCAGATATGAAAAGATAAGTATTATAGCACACAATCTTATCTTGATAGAGAAACAGAGAAAACACAATGCGAGAGCAGATGCTTTCAGGGTGGAAAAAACCTGGACAGACGCACAAATCCAATGGTTTGACAAATACAACATCCAACATTAGCTCCTGAATCATCAGTTCTGCATTGCCAAACAATAGAGGTGGTACTAAATCCCATATAGAACTAAATTAATACAGATTATTGGACCAACGGTGAGCAACCTTTACCTGTTGAATTTACTAATTCGGATCAAGGATGTAATATGAGCAGAGTCCTTGGCCAACTCCAGATCGATGAGAACGTGCGGATTTACAACACTAGTAGCAACATGATCATAATGATATGATGCATGCACAGATCAATTTATCATAATTGTGACACTACAGATGTGAACCTGGGGTGAGCAATGCATCACAGAAAAGATGGGCCCCTTACGTACTTGTATTGAGAATATGTAGAACGAAGCATAGCGGACTGTCGGACTGATGGACATTGACGTGGACCTTTTCCTCATATCGCTCCCGCTGCAACGTTTGGCGGATGTGCATATCTAAGGAGATAAAAGGAAGGAGAGCCCCCCTTAACTTTCACGTGAGATCTTATAGGAGGATGTCGACGATGGCGCGCAGGGTTCGTCCAGATGTCAGATCAACATCGGGGCGCATGGCTTGGACCAATAAAGCCCTCGCTGACAGTGATCACAGGGATCCCGCCTGTGTTAGCACGCTTGTCGCTGGCAGCAACAGCCTACGAAGGCTTGGCAAGCGGCGGCGTAATATGGAGAGTGGCCAAGATATATAAAGAGGGGAGGAGAAGAATCAGGAAGATAACGGATCGCGAAGGAGATTTATTGACCACGGTTGAGATCTATTATGAATGGAGAGGAGAACGAAGGAACCATCCAACGAAGATGAAATAAGACAAAGGGGCAGACGGTACGTACGATGTTTGTGTAACGTGGGTAACCTGTGGTGGGTCTTTTTTTTGCATGGTGTGGTGGGTCTCGTGTAAGCTAGTAACTGAAGGGTGATGTGGCTGTTTTGTATGCTAGTCAACCTGTGGTGGGTCCTTCATGTAAGTCGGTAATGTAACACTGATGTGGCTGGGTTGCTGAGGTGGATAGCTTGCATGTCAAGAGAAATAGGTTAGCGGGgatgaactatttaggtattatagatACACTCCATTATACTCAAATATGTTCTTCACACCCCAACATGTGTTGCATGTTCTCTGCCAACAGGAGAGTACCATATTTGTGAAGACTTTCATTTCTTACATTCGTTACTTTCAGCCACTAAACAAAACCAAGGTAAAGAAAGACAAACAAGGGAAAAGGATACCTGCTGGGTTTGGGTGCTGAGCTGACGGACATTGTGGAAGAAGGTGTGATATTGGCAGTGGCCCATGATGGATTTTTTCTTTGCATGTTGATCCAAGTCAGAAGAGTGTCGGCCACAGAGATGGAAGGGGAGGACCAGCCATCCACGgtgttgccatggccgtccaGGATGAGACGCTCATCCTGCTGCTCCACAATATGGCATCCTGCAGCTTACAGAGGAAGACTTTAGGGTGGCGTGCTCGTGCTGCCTCCTCCTAGCTTTTCCGGTTCAGGTAACCCACATCTTGGTGCCCTACTCCAATTTGCTTCAGTGATTATAGTTATGTCATAGCCTGCAGTTGTGGCATAGATTGGAGTGACTGGATGGTTGTGCAGACTAGAATGTGAAAGTTGGTTGTTTGCAGTGGGTTTGGATCCAGATTTGGTTCTTATagagagaggagagggagggGGGGTCAGGTTTTTGCTCAGGTCCAGTACTCGAGTTggtagttgatacgtctccaacgtatctatttatttattattccatgctattaaagcatcaatcttggatgttttatatacatttactagcaactttatatcattttttggggcTAGCCTATTGACATcatgcccagtgccagttgctgttttttgcttgtttttttactttgcagaatatcaagaccaaacgaagtccaattgccacgaaactttttggagatttttttctggtgataagagaccctggaagcttcTGGAGCAAACAAGAGAAGGCCCGTGGGGCCCActagacaccagggcgcgccaggggcctctagcACGCCTTGATGGGTAGTGGGCCCACGGGAGGCTTCTTGACCTACCtccgcctctataaatactctaaaatcccaaaaACCCTAGTGAAGTCGAGGAAATaccttttccaccgccacaagttccagaacgacgagatccaatctagaggccttttcggcactctgccggagggggcaacgatcacagaggggttcttcatcatccttgctgcccctccgatgatgcgtgagtagtttaccacagacctacgggtccgtagttagtagctagacgacttcttctctcttttttatcttcaatacaatgttcttggagatctaattgatgtaactctttttgtggtgtgtttgttgggatccggtgaattgtgattttatgatcaaatctatccatgaatattatttgagtcttctttgaactcttttatgcatgattgttatagcttcgtatttcttctccgaattATTGGTTtgatttggccaactagattgatgtttcttgccatgagaagaggtgctttgtgatgggttcgatctgcggtgctcaatctcagtgatagaaagagacatgacacgcacgtatcgttgctattaagggtaacaagatggggtttattcacgTGCTACATCATGACATCCTGCCTAATGAATTACTCCATTTTTGTAAAGACTTCTATGAGTACTTTCATATTCTGCTCCTTAGCTTTTTGTAAAATTATGTACACATTTTCTCAGAGGTTTACTTGCTACTTTAGCTTACTTACTCCTTTGCTAAGCTATCTTTATATCTATCTTGGTATTGTTGTTTAACTTAAGTCATTTTTGCCATGCATGCCTCTTACTTTGATGTTGTTTAGATTCGGTATTCTTCATAATTGTTCTGTTTTATTTCGGTTTCTCGGTTATACTTTGAAGAACATAGTGTTTTGAAAATTTTGTTTAAATCTTTCATCCACCTTCTCCCCCTCTGGTTGATACATTTGATCCTAGGATATCTAGCTTTAGGATCATCGAGGTCCTCCTTTTTTAGCACAACCAAACAGTAGGAGAGGCTCCTACcgactttaaattaataaagAAGGGATATACAAGTGTTTACATTGTAAATTTACAGGGCTAGTATCCTCTAGCCACCTGTCACCCATCTGGGGGTTGACAGGTGTATGAGAGGTTTGAGAAGTTGTGTAGGATCTAAGTTACAAGGTTTGAGAAGTTCTGTACGAATTAAGCTAGAGAGGGTTTAAACCTATGAGCCAGCAAGGAAAAATCTCTCTTAAATCTCTCTCTCCCCACACGATCcaatggtgtgtgtgtgtgtgtgtgtgtgtgtgtgtggggtccTCCGAAATATTTTACCATTTCGTTTTTTCCAAATGCTCCAAGCCGACATACATCATAAAGACCTTCATAAACATTGGGCGCCCATGCACCTTTTGTTTTTCCTGATATCGTCCCTTTGGGTAGTTGGATATGAGCACATTTCAAATTGGAATTCTTCTGATCCCAGATCCAGTAGAAGTTTTGAGGTAAGAGGTATCGTGAGTAGATTTCTTTGGTGCCCACACTCTTTTTCCAGAGTGACCTAAGTGCAACCGAGTATCAGCATCGTCAGAGGTGGCAAACCTCATCACCATTGTATCCGAACAGGTTTTGCTGACGCACGTGTGAAAAACAAATGTTCAACGGTCCGTTCCATTCAACTGTTGCACAAAATGCAGCGATCACCAGGAGTATATTGTAGTGTGTTCGGCGGAGCATATTCTTTCCATTGACTCTATTGGCCAGCACAAGCCAAGCAAACACTTTGAGCTTCGCTGTGCATCTTAACTACCAAATGCATTTTGAGCCGGGGTCCTCCTTGTGCCCATGTTAACATTGTAGGTCAATAAATCTCCCCCATTTACCTTAAAAGAATATAAATTTCGCGGGGTGCCTTAAAAGAATTTAGCCACGTTTTCCCTCTACAACATCCGGCGCAATGTCCCACCGACGTGCTTTCGAAGCCAACAACCCCTAACAAGAACAAGAACAAGAACAAGAACAAGGTGCACCCCATCTCTCTTGCGTTGTTTACACTAACTAATACCAACATGCCCAAAGATTACAGCCACACTAAAACAAAGCAAAGAAGCGATCGAAGCAAATACGTTGACCACAAACACGGTTTGCTCTTTTGACAATTGCGGTCTCCACAGACGCGCGCTCGCGAAGCTGCGGGGCAACGGCCGTGCGCGCGCGTGCCAGCGAGGTGCGAACCGCGGCGCGATTCCGGAGACAGCGAGAATCCGAGGAGCACCACCAAGTGGCCAGCGGCCTAATTGCTTGCCTCGCGGCGCGGTCGTCGGCTCATCATGCGCCGCGGCCCGCGGTGGGCGGCTCCGCATTTCCCACCAGCTCCGACCTCCGAGTTAGGCGCCACAGCAGCATCACCTTCGAGCACTATTCAACTGCAGATATttcccttccttccttccttcgcTTGCAAACCAAACCAAACCAAACCAAGCACCCGCTGCTGCTTCCTTTCCCGTGGCATTTAAAAGCGCGTCTCGCCCGCTCGTCCACCCCACACCGTCGACTCCGACCCCAGACCAAACGCGAGAGCTCCACCGACAGCAACCCAAGATGCACCGGCAGCTCAACCTCTCGCCGGCGccgaagcagcagcagcacgacgacggcgacggcggcgacgcgGTGGAGGCTGTCCCGCTGTGGGTGCCCGAGCAGTCCGCGGAGGCCAAGGCCGACAAGGCGCCCGGCGGCCGGCCGGAGAGGTCCATCCACCTCATCCCGCTGCTCACCTtcctctgcttcctcctcctcttcctctgctccCACGCCCCTTCCTCCTCCGGTAAGCATCATCGTCCATGGCCACAGATCCAGATGCACAAGTTCATGTGAAATGAAATAGTCGTCGCGTGCCTTCCCTTCTGACGATTCGCGTTTTGACTTGGTCTTTCTTAGATATGTCGAGcttcggcggtggcggcggcggcgccggcggacgGAAGGCTGGCAACCGGAGGCTGATGATGCTATAAGCTTCTCGCATCAGCTAGTATACCACACCTTAAATTTTTGTGGCTCCTTCCTTTGCCAGTTTCAATCCAACAGCGCGATATAATTTGCACACTGTACTTGTGCAGCAGCAGTAATGAAATCTTGAATTGTATGCTTGCCTTGCCTCCTTGCTTCTACAGTACGATTCTTGGTCGTTTGAGTTGCTTCTCAACAAAATTGAGACGATAGTAGGAAATCTGCTTATAGAATGTCTAGATAATTTGACGTGATCCAAGGTGAAATAGATGCAATTATGCATTGACCTTAAGTCCCAACACATTGTTGGTCTGATCCACACTTCAACTAGCAGCGCAACGCATGGTGCGGATGTTGCATATTCAAATGGTTTCAGAGAAACCAGAATTTGGATGCAGAATCCCATTTGTGGCAAGGCtcgaaaaagaacaaatgaaaaTACACCGCGCAGTAGGAATCTACGAGTAGAAAATAAACAGACACCATGGCCACTTTGTACAGACAATAAAGCTTGTGGCACCACTTTCCTTCCATAATAAAACAACAACACATCGACAAAACAAACTATAGAAGACAATATAATTCAGTTGCAGCTGCACTATCAAATAAATCATCAAATGCATCCTAGGCAGGTCCGGGCTTCTTTGGGGAATTGCTAGAATTTGCATCATCAGTGGCCATGCAGACGGCGATGGTTACAGGGCTGCTTGGAATATCGCTGTTTGCAACTTCAGTGACCGGTTGCTTGTGTTCCTGCTCAGTTTGCTCAGTCATCAGAAAACTTTCAGGTGTGCTGGCCTTCGGTAACTCAGCCTCCCGATGCTTATGCTCCTCGGCTGTTATTCCAGTGTTTTCTTGAGTTTGGGCCTTTGCGATTTCGGCATCTCGATCTTTCTGTTCACCGTTACCCATTTCAGTATCTTCTGGTTTGTTGGTCTCTGGACATCCGCCCTCCTGATCAGCCATTTGGCCCGTTTCAGTATTTTCTGGAACAGGCACCTTAGCTGGATCACTTTCCTGGCACTTGCTCTCTTGTCCTGCCTCTTCAGAACTCTTCGCGAGTTCATCTTCCTGCTCAGCCATCGCCCTTTCCTTGTTGTAGGCCTCAGTCGCAGTCGTCGCAACTTTGCTGTAGGCACCAGTTACCCATGCTGCGCCGGTAAGGATATATCTGTGTCTCATGATCTTGGAACCAGCAGTAGAAACGGTCTGCTCCGCAGCTACCAATGCAGACTTGGTCTTCTCTGCAACCTGGTATTTCTCATCCATTTCCTTCATTTTCTCATTCACCACTATGGTGCCAGTGCTGATCTTCTCACTGAGGCCCAGACTCTTATCAATGGAAGATACTTTAGCACTTGCAGTCGACGTGAGCTGATGTGTTTCATCAAAAGTCTTTGCCTTTTCAACGGCGTCCTTGCCAAGAATAAATCCTTTGGCCAACATGGAACCAGCAACATCCTCTGCCTTTCGAAGGGCAGCTTCTATGCTACTAGGACTTTTTGACTGGGAGTGCAAAGAGTGTCAGGAGTTCCGAGACTACTGAAAGGAGTTGAGAAATcatagataaatgtagaattagcATGGTCGTAGACTCCTACCTCTAAATCA
The sequence above is a segment of the Aegilops tauschii subsp. strangulata cultivar AL8/78 chromosome 6, Aet v6.0, whole genome shotgun sequence genome. Coding sequences within it:
- the LOC109777084 gene encoding uncharacterized protein encodes the protein MHRQLNLSPAPKQQQHDDGDGGDAVEAVPLWVPEQSAEAKADKAPGGRPERSIHLIPLLTFLCFLLLFLCSHAPSSSDMSSFGGGGGGAGGRKAGNRRLMML
- the LOC109777083 gene encoding binding partner of ACD11 1, whose product is MFSTVKVHNVSLQASERVIKEFFSFSGDIVHVEMQSGDKRSQFAYITFRDEQEAERAMLLTGATIVDMAIIITPATNYQLPAAVLADLESKSPSSIEAALRKAEDVAGSMLAKGFILGKDAVEKAKTFDETHQLTSTASAKVSSIDKSLGLSEKISTGTIVVNEKMKEMDEKYQVAEKTKSALVAAEQTVSTAGSKIMRHRYILTGAAWVTGAYSKVATTATEAYNKERAMAEQEDELAKSSEEAGQESKCQESDPAKVPVPENTETGQMADQEGGCPETNKPEDTEMGNGEQKDRDAEIAKAQTQENTGITAEEHKHREAELPKASTPESFLMTEQTEQEHKQPVTEVANSDIPSSPVTIAVCMATDDANSSNSPKKPGPA